Proteins encoded within one genomic window of Amycolatopsis nigrescens CSC17Ta-90:
- a CDS encoding DNA topoisomerase (ATP-hydrolyzing), with protein sequence MARRKAPQTRVDPTAFDQAGAQVFDNSVKTEIEDSYLEYAYSVIHSRALPDARDGLKPVHRRILFSMNEQGYRPTHAYVKSSRVVGDCFVRGTLVSTPSGLRPIEEIEIGERVLDGQGQAVPVTEVYENPVSELVRVTWSNGHTMLVTPGQRFRTVNEDFTVGWTDARDLAGQLTVGHGSGRHDGLRQDGGDFYPYLLGLLVAEGFAVDRKREADGRVRLHMCDTGPIDAAHGWAIANDVTVSRGKREAKNPKHRDQHILTFARHPGLLEATTPLSDKKSVPSGVLADRSAWLPFLAGFFDGDGYVRQKNREIVLVSTSSLLIRQLYAMLADLGLHGHHWAQEHEGPRKSLYGLSVSGGDAAVLAAALLRWSKIDYKQDGLRRITASSAQQPHPVGSPMAARLDALSGLAFLKVESVEKVDPDTTYDIQVGSEEHAFVAEGFVVHNCMGKYHPHGDTAIYDAMVRLAQDFSLNVPLVDGHGNFGSPDDGPAASRYTEARMSREAMLLVGELGEETVDFRPNYDGSLEEPTVLPAAFPNLLVNGTSGIAVGMATNMIPHNLGEVIAAARWLITHPGATLDKLMEFVPGPDLPTGGMLLGLDEVRKAYETGRGVVRMRAKVETGPLEGSRGRQAITVSELPYGVGPEKIIEKITDEVNKSKRLTGIADVKDLTDRENGTRLVIECKVGVNPQALLADLYRLTPLEQSFGINNLVLVGGQPQTLGLKALLEVFLEHRYEVVVRRTRYRRRKREERLHLVEGLLKALLNIDKVIKLIRGSENAQAAKEGLMTQFKLSEIQAAYILDTPLRRLTKYDKLELEAEQDKLRAEIEELTKILDDDSVLKKLVSSELAKIAKEFPTERRTALIDGDLKEVLAASKPAGPLEVTDDPCQVIMSATGLIARTAAESEEASEARRRNGRVKHDAVAAVAHSTARGQVLLITNRGRAFKTDVLPLPVLPEQAGTVSLRGGMAARELVPLEKGERVLGLAPLGEQAAGSPGLALGTRHGVVKVCSPEWPVRSDEFEVIGLKDSDEVIGATWLTDGTETLTFLSSEASLLRYPASLVRPQGLKSGGMAGINLSGDAKVVFFGAVRTDDEEHGEPMVVTATGVSVKMTPFSEYPAKGRATGGVRAHRFLKGETGLVVGWIGPRPAGATKTGDPVELPEPDPRRDGSGAAHPGPDVVGHLIERG encoded by the coding sequence ATGGCACGCCGAAAGGCCCCGCAGACCAGGGTCGATCCCACCGCCTTCGACCAGGCGGGCGCACAGGTCTTCGACAACTCGGTCAAGACCGAGATCGAGGACTCCTATCTGGAGTACGCCTATTCGGTCATCCACTCCCGCGCCCTGCCGGACGCCCGCGACGGCCTCAAGCCGGTGCACCGCCGCATCCTGTTCTCGATGAACGAGCAGGGTTACCGCCCCACCCACGCCTACGTGAAGTCCTCCCGCGTGGTCGGCGACTGCTTCGTCCGAGGCACCTTGGTTTCGACGCCGAGCGGCCTGCGCCCGATCGAAGAGATCGAGATCGGCGAGCGGGTGCTGGACGGGCAGGGGCAGGCCGTCCCGGTGACCGAGGTGTACGAGAACCCGGTGTCGGAGCTGGTGCGGGTGACCTGGTCGAACGGGCACACCATGCTGGTGACCCCCGGCCAGCGGTTCCGCACGGTGAACGAGGACTTCACCGTCGGCTGGACCGACGCGCGGGATCTCGCCGGTCAGCTCACCGTCGGCCACGGCAGTGGCCGCCACGACGGGTTGCGGCAGGACGGCGGGGACTTCTACCCCTACCTGCTGGGCCTGCTGGTCGCCGAGGGCTTCGCGGTGGACCGGAAACGGGAGGCCGACGGCCGGGTGCGCCTGCACATGTGCGACACCGGGCCGATCGATGCCGCGCATGGTTGGGCGATCGCGAACGACGTGACCGTTTCGCGCGGGAAACGGGAGGCGAAGAACCCGAAGCATCGTGATCAGCACATCCTCACCTTCGCCCGGCATCCCGGCCTGCTGGAGGCGACGACTCCGCTCAGTGACAAGAAGAGTGTGCCGTCCGGTGTGCTGGCGGACCGGTCCGCGTGGCTGCCGTTCCTGGCCGGTTTCTTCGACGGCGACGGTTATGTCCGGCAGAAGAACCGCGAAATCGTGCTGGTGAGCACCAGCAGCCTGCTGATCAGGCAGTTGTACGCGATGCTGGCCGACCTGGGGCTGCACGGTCACCACTGGGCCCAAGAGCATGAAGGACCCCGCAAGTCGCTGTATGGCTTGTCCGTGTCCGGAGGCGACGCCGCAGTCCTAGCCGCCGCACTGCTCCGCTGGAGCAAGATCGACTACAAACAGGACGGCCTGCGGCGAATCACCGCGAGTTCGGCGCAACAACCGCACCCTGTCGGTTCCCCGATGGCGGCGCGCCTGGATGCGTTGTCCGGTTTGGCTTTTCTGAAGGTCGAGTCGGTGGAGAAGGTCGATCCCGACACCACCTACGACATCCAGGTTGGCAGCGAGGAGCACGCCTTCGTCGCCGAAGGCTTTGTCGTGCACAACTGCATGGGCAAATACCATCCGCACGGCGATACGGCCATTTATGACGCGATGGTCCGGCTGGCTCAGGACTTTTCGCTGAACGTGCCGCTGGTCGACGGGCACGGAAATTTTGGGTCCCCAGACGATGGACCGGCGGCGAGCCGTTATACAGAAGCGAGAATGTCGCGGGAAGCGATGCTGCTGGTCGGCGAGCTGGGCGAGGAGACCGTCGATTTCCGGCCCAACTACGACGGGTCGCTGGAGGAGCCAACGGTGCTGCCGGCGGCGTTCCCGAACCTGCTGGTGAACGGGACCTCCGGGATCGCGGTCGGGATGGCCACCAACATGATCCCGCACAACCTCGGCGAGGTGATCGCCGCGGCGCGCTGGCTGATCACGCATCCCGGTGCCACGCTGGACAAGCTGATGGAGTTCGTGCCGGGGCCGGACCTGCCCACCGGCGGCATGCTGCTCGGCCTGGACGAGGTCCGCAAGGCATACGAGACCGGCCGCGGTGTGGTCCGGATGCGCGCCAAGGTGGAGACCGGGCCGCTGGAGGGCAGCCGCGGCAGGCAGGCCATCACGGTCAGCGAGTTGCCCTACGGGGTCGGCCCGGAGAAGATCATCGAGAAGATCACCGACGAGGTCAACAAGTCCAAGCGGCTGACCGGGATCGCGGACGTCAAGGACCTCACCGACCGGGAGAACGGCACGCGGCTGGTGATCGAGTGCAAGGTCGGGGTGAACCCGCAGGCACTGCTGGCCGATCTCTACCGGCTCACCCCGCTGGAACAGTCCTTCGGCATCAACAACCTGGTGCTGGTCGGCGGGCAGCCGCAGACGCTGGGCCTGAAGGCGCTGCTCGAGGTCTTCCTCGAACACCGGTACGAGGTCGTCGTGCGCCGGACCCGCTACCGGCGCCGCAAGCGCGAGGAACGCCTGCACCTAGTCGAGGGCCTGCTCAAGGCGCTGCTCAACATCGACAAGGTGATCAAGCTGATCCGGGGCAGCGAGAACGCGCAGGCCGCCAAGGAGGGCTTGATGACGCAGTTCAAGCTGTCCGAGATCCAGGCGGCCTACATCCTGGACACCCCGCTGCGGCGGCTCACCAAGTACGACAAGCTCGAACTGGAGGCGGAGCAGGACAAGCTGCGCGCCGAGATCGAGGAGCTGACGAAGATCCTGGACGACGACTCGGTGCTGAAGAAGCTCGTGTCCAGCGAACTGGCCAAGATCGCCAAGGAGTTCCCGACCGAGCGGCGCACCGCGCTGATCGACGGGGACCTCAAGGAGGTGCTGGCCGCGTCCAAGCCGGCGGGCCCGCTGGAGGTCACCGACGACCCGTGCCAGGTGATCATGTCCGCCACCGGCCTGATCGCGAGAACGGCAGCGGAGTCGGAAGAGGCGTCCGAAGCACGGCGCCGCAACGGCCGGGTCAAGCACGACGCGGTCGCGGCGGTGGCGCACTCGACCGCCCGCGGCCAGGTGCTGCTGATCACCAACCGCGGGCGCGCGTTCAAGACCGACGTGCTGCCGCTGCCGGTGCTGCCCGAACAGGCGGGCACGGTGTCGCTGCGCGGCGGGATGGCCGCGCGCGAGCTGGTTCCGCTGGAGAAGGGGGAGCGGGTGCTGGGCCTGGCGCCGCTCGGTGAGCAGGCGGCCGGTTCCCCCGGCCTCGCGCTGGGCACCCGGCACGGGGTGGTGAAGGTCTGCTCGCCGGAGTGGCCGGTCCGTTCGGACGAGTTCGAGGTGATCGGGCTCAAGGACTCCGACGAGGTGATCGGCGCGACCTGGCTGACCGATGGCACCGAGACGCTGACATTCCTGTCCAGCGAGGCGTCGCTGCTGCGGTACCCGGCGTCGCTGGTGCGGCCGCAGGGGCTCAAGAGCGGCGGGATGGCCGGGATCAACCTAAGCGGCGACGCCAAGGTGGTGTTCTTCGGCGCGGTCCGCACCGACGACGAGGAGCACGGCGAGCCGATGGTGGTGACCGCCACCGGCGTGAGCGTGAAGATGACCCCGTTCAGCGAGTATCCGGCGAAGGGCCGGGCGACCGGCGGGGTGCGCGCGCACCGGTTCCTCAAGGGCGAGACCGGGCTCGTGGTGGGCTGGATCGGGCCGCGCCCGGCCGGTGCCACCAAGACCGGCGACCCGGTGGAGCTGCCCGAGCCGGACCCGCGCCGGGACGGCTCCGGCGCGGCGCACCCCGGCCCGGACGTGGTCGGCCACCTCATCGAACGCGGCTGA
- a CDS encoding DNA gyrase/topoisomerase IV subunit B, whose translation MTASAETLYGADDLTHLEGLEAVRKRPGMYIGSTDSRGINHLFAEIVDNSTDEGVAGHASRVVVTLHADGSVQVDDDGRGIPTGVHAKSGLSGVELVLTRLHAGGKFGGSGYKTSGGLHGVGASAVNALSHRFDVTVKHEGKVHQMSFAHGKPGVFDGPGPKAKFAPQSGLHIAGKMKRGESTGTSIRYWYDSRYFETGAALDVEAVRTKMRNTAFLVPGVTYVLRQATEGTIGEETFHFPNGLADMVEFLSPTGEKPVSGTLLINGDGTYKENAADENGVMKSNVERRAEIEVALRWGTGYERTVECFTNTIRNVHGGTHRRGFDRAALKALQEAISKTRGLLKPKEDMPTVEDVLEGMTAVIHVRIPEPQFTSQTKDELSTAGITKVLQNVVERQLKAWTEDRKTKIEAKTVLQKVVDAARVRLAHKQQKDAARRKTALEGAAMPPKLVDCRTTGVSRSELFLVEGDSALGSARMARVSEYQALLPLRGKILNVQKASLGDTLKNVEIASIVQVLGAGSGRTFELATMRYGRVILMADADVDGSHIRTLLITLFAKYMRPVIEDGRLYAAMPPLHKVTTKGRNPETVFTFTQREMETTVARLEKAGKQIVTPVPRFKGLGEMDADELWETTMNPASRSVRRITLDDVEAAEQALELLMGEKVEPRRNWLVESAARVDRAAIDI comes from the coding sequence GTGACTGCTTCTGCTGAGACCCTGTACGGGGCCGACGACCTCACCCATCTCGAGGGTCTGGAAGCGGTTCGGAAGCGGCCCGGCATGTACATCGGGTCCACCGACAGCCGTGGCATCAACCACCTGTTCGCCGAGATCGTGGACAACTCGACGGACGAGGGTGTGGCCGGTCACGCGAGCCGGGTCGTGGTGACCCTGCACGCGGACGGCAGCGTCCAGGTGGACGACGACGGCCGTGGCATCCCGACCGGCGTGCACGCCAAGTCCGGCCTCTCCGGGGTGGAGCTGGTGCTCACCCGGCTGCACGCCGGCGGCAAGTTCGGCGGGTCCGGCTACAAGACCTCCGGCGGCCTGCACGGGGTGGGCGCGTCCGCGGTGAACGCGCTGTCGCACCGGTTCGACGTGACGGTGAAGCACGAGGGCAAGGTGCACCAGATGTCCTTCGCGCACGGCAAGCCCGGCGTGTTCGACGGTCCTGGCCCGAAGGCGAAGTTCGCCCCGCAGTCCGGGCTGCACATCGCGGGGAAGATGAAACGCGGCGAGTCCACCGGCACCTCGATCCGCTACTGGTACGACAGCCGCTACTTCGAGACCGGCGCCGCGCTCGACGTGGAGGCCGTGCGGACCAAGATGCGCAACACCGCGTTCCTGGTGCCCGGGGTCACCTACGTGCTCCGCCAGGCGACCGAGGGCACGATCGGCGAGGAGACCTTCCACTTCCCGAACGGCCTGGCGGACATGGTCGAGTTCCTGTCCCCGACCGGCGAGAAGCCGGTCTCCGGCACGCTGCTGATCAACGGCGACGGCACCTACAAGGAGAACGCCGCCGACGAGAACGGCGTGATGAAGTCCAATGTGGAGCGCCGGGCCGAGATCGAGGTCGCGCTCCGGTGGGGCACCGGCTACGAGCGCACGGTCGAGTGCTTCACCAACACCATCCGCAACGTGCACGGCGGCACGCATCGCCGCGGCTTCGACCGCGCCGCACTGAAAGCCTTGCAGGAAGCCATTTCCAAGACCCGCGGGCTGCTCAAGCCCAAGGAGGACATGCCGACCGTCGAGGACGTGCTCGAAGGCATGACCGCGGTGATCCACGTGCGCATCCCGGAGCCGCAGTTCACCTCGCAGACCAAGGACGAGCTGTCCACCGCCGGCATCACCAAGGTGTTGCAGAACGTGGTCGAGCGGCAGCTCAAGGCGTGGACCGAGGACCGCAAGACCAAGATCGAAGCGAAGACGGTGCTGCAGAAGGTGGTCGACGCCGCGCGCGTCCGGCTGGCGCACAAGCAGCAGAAGGACGCGGCCCGCCGCAAGACCGCGCTGGAAGGCGCGGCCATGCCGCCGAAGCTGGTGGACTGCCGGACCACCGGGGTGTCCCGCAGCGAGCTGTTCCTGGTGGAGGGCGACAGCGCATTGGGCTCGGCGCGGATGGCGCGGGTGTCCGAGTACCAGGCGCTGCTTCCGTTGCGCGGCAAGATCTTGAACGTGCAGAAGGCGAGCCTCGGGGACACCCTGAAGAACGTGGAGATCGCCTCCATCGTGCAGGTGCTCGGCGCCGGGTCCGGCCGGACCTTCGAGCTGGCCACGATGCGCTACGGCCGGGTGATCCTGATGGCGGACGCGGACGTGGACGGCTCGCACATCCGGACCCTGCTGATCACCCTGTTCGCCAAGTACATGCGCCCGGTGATCGAGGACGGCAGGCTGTACGCGGCGATGCCGCCGCTGCACAAGGTGACCACCAAGGGCCGGAACCCGGAGACCGTGTTCACCTTCACCCAGCGCGAGATGGAGACCACGGTCGCCAGGCTGGAGAAGGCGGGTAAGCAGATCGTCACCCCGGTGCCGCGGTTCAAGGGCCTCGGCGAGATGGATGCGGACGAGCTGTGGGAGACCACGATGAACCCGGCGAGCCGCTCGGTCCGCCGGATCACCCTGGACGACGTCGAAGCCGCCGAGCAGGCACTGGAACTGCTGATGGGCGAGAAGGTCGAGCCACGGCGGAACTGGCTGGTCGAGTCGGCCGCGCGGGTGGACCGCGCCGCGATCGACATCTAG
- a CDS encoding ATP-binding protein, whose protein sequence is MTSALIGRDHPAGMLRTEVGRALDSHGGLVLVTGEAGIGKTALVTEAMEDARRRGALVLSGSCWESDSAPGYWPWVQVIRALRRSVTTEEWAAAEEVAGTVLSTLLGESPDAGAAESFQLYDAVTTMLVAASQHRPVLVGLDDLHWADTASIRLLEFAAQHTWFERLLLLGTYRDVEVETAEHPLRPLLLPLAARATTVTLTGLDRAAVGALMSRTVGAEPAEELVTEVHLRTGGNPFFVEQTARLWRGGGSVSSIAPGVRDAVRRRLSPLPGPIGRLLAAAAVLGREFHRQVLAATMAAPVAQVDRMLDQAVTVRLVHALGAGRFAFAHDLVRETLYEELDETEARGWHAAVVRALDGAPALAGRVFPADLARHAYLAGPELEPEVARKHLRAAAKDAGGRLAFEEAIGHYRRALELVGQDEPRTRVLISLDLGRELHHDGDVESAWRTFDEAVALTRELADPELLARVALTLYRVGKTAERHQVKAELLREAYYALTGVEQPATDRLALDGLALELSVQSTILARRGGDDETLRFNLWTRHDVIWGPGTAAERETLTEELAALARRISDSDLEQFATSLRWVALLEQGDPRFLNPYHAFIAMAAHSSSSWIRVGSFVDQSLISALTGRFGDAEELLDRAVELTPSQDRNHFSYMAHHLRWALLLQQGRYEELDELARAAVTDEHPFPKLTAALTAVRRGDLETALRHHAEAVAEDEPYPKDVLPLWLRFQAEVAAASRDEGLCELARTELSPFAGQWLVSLYGCDIAGPAALWLAVLDAAQERWDEAVEGFTAAQQTADLLQARPWSIEARAGLAEALLARGSAGDTAAGMALLDEVARAGAETGMRHIAERVRRTKGAASTVDSPDGAGSAVPGGEFRFTGEVWSLAMDGREVHLPDAKGLRDLHYLLGVPGKDVPAVQLLNPEGGELVLAAKGMGGDAVLDDEAKARYRARLTRLDDEIDRATELGDDRRAAAFDRERDALLGELRAAAGLAGRDRRLGDEAERARKTVTARIRDTLRKLDQRHPELAAHLRAGVSTGATCRYQPEQEIHWIR, encoded by the coding sequence ATGACATCTGCGCTCATCGGGCGAGACCATCCCGCCGGGATGCTGCGCACCGAGGTCGGCCGGGCGTTGGACAGCCACGGCGGGCTGGTGCTGGTCACCGGCGAGGCCGGGATCGGCAAGACCGCACTGGTCACCGAGGCCATGGAGGACGCGCGCCGGCGGGGTGCGCTGGTGCTCAGCGGGTCCTGCTGGGAGTCCGACAGCGCGCCGGGCTACTGGCCGTGGGTACAGGTGATCCGCGCGCTGCGACGCAGTGTCACCACCGAGGAATGGGCCGCGGCCGAGGAGGTCGCCGGCACCGTACTGTCCACTTTGCTCGGTGAGTCGCCGGACGCCGGTGCCGCCGAGAGCTTCCAGCTCTACGACGCGGTGACCACCATGCTGGTCGCCGCCTCGCAGCATCGTCCGGTGCTGGTCGGGCTGGACGACCTGCACTGGGCGGACACCGCGTCGATCAGGCTGCTGGAGTTCGCCGCGCAGCACACCTGGTTCGAACGCCTGCTGCTCCTCGGCACCTACCGCGACGTGGAGGTGGAAACCGCCGAGCATCCGCTGCGGCCGCTGCTCCTACCGCTGGCGGCCAGGGCGACCACGGTGACGCTGACCGGGCTCGACCGGGCCGCGGTCGGCGCGCTGATGTCGCGCACGGTCGGCGCCGAACCGGCCGAGGAACTGGTCACCGAGGTGCATCTGCGTACCGGTGGCAACCCGTTCTTCGTGGAGCAGACCGCGCGGCTGTGGCGCGGCGGCGGTTCGGTCAGCTCGATCGCGCCAGGGGTGCGGGATGCCGTGCGGCGCAGGCTTTCCCCGTTACCGGGACCGATCGGACGGCTACTCGCCGCAGCCGCGGTGCTCGGCCGCGAGTTCCACCGCCAGGTGCTCGCGGCCACCATGGCCGCGCCGGTGGCGCAGGTGGACCGGATGCTGGACCAGGCGGTCACCGTCCGGCTGGTGCACGCCCTCGGTGCCGGCCGGTTCGCCTTCGCGCACGACCTGGTCCGCGAAACCTTGTACGAGGAGCTCGACGAGACCGAGGCGCGCGGGTGGCATGCCGCCGTTGTCCGCGCGCTGGACGGCGCGCCCGCACTGGCCGGCCGGGTGTTCCCCGCCGACCTGGCCCGGCACGCCTACCTGGCCGGCCCCGAGCTCGAACCGGAGGTGGCCAGGAAACATCTGCGGGCGGCGGCCAAGGACGCCGGCGGACGGCTCGCGTTCGAAGAGGCGATCGGGCACTACCGCCGGGCGCTCGAGCTGGTCGGCCAGGACGAGCCGCGCACCAGGGTGCTGATCTCCCTCGACCTCGGCCGGGAGCTGCACCACGACGGGGACGTGGAATCCGCGTGGCGCACCTTCGACGAAGCCGTCGCGCTGACCCGCGAGCTCGCCGACCCGGAGCTGCTCGCCAGGGTGGCGCTGACCCTGTACCGGGTCGGCAAGACCGCGGAACGGCACCAGGTCAAGGCCGAGCTGTTGCGCGAGGCGTACTACGCGCTGACCGGGGTCGAGCAGCCGGCCACCGACCGGCTGGCCTTGGACGGGCTCGCGCTGGAACTGAGCGTGCAGAGCACCATCCTGGCCCGGCGCGGCGGGGACGACGAGACGTTGCGGTTCAACCTGTGGACCCGGCACGACGTGATCTGGGGACCGGGCACCGCCGCGGAACGGGAAACGCTGACCGAGGAGCTGGCGGCGCTGGCGCGGCGCATCTCGGACAGCGACCTGGAGCAGTTCGCGACCTCGTTGCGCTGGGTGGCGCTGCTGGAGCAGGGCGATCCCCGGTTTCTCAACCCGTACCACGCGTTCATCGCGATGGCCGCGCATTCCAGCTCGTCCTGGATCAGGGTCGGCTCCTTCGTGGACCAGAGCCTCATCTCCGCGTTGACCGGCCGGTTCGGTGACGCCGAGGAGCTACTCGACCGGGCCGTCGAGCTGACCCCGTCCCAGGACCGGAACCATTTCTCCTATATGGCACACCATCTGCGCTGGGCGCTGCTCCTGCAGCAGGGGCGGTACGAGGAGCTGGACGAGCTGGCGCGGGCGGCGGTGACCGACGAGCATCCGTTCCCGAAGCTGACCGCGGCGCTCACCGCGGTGCGGCGCGGCGACCTGGAAACCGCGCTGCGCCACCACGCGGAGGCCGTGGCCGAGGACGAGCCCTACCCGAAGGACGTCCTCCCGCTCTGGCTGAGGTTCCAGGCGGAGGTGGCCGCGGCCTCTCGGGACGAGGGGCTGTGCGAGCTGGCCCGCACCGAGCTGTCGCCGTTCGCCGGCCAGTGGCTGGTGTCGCTGTACGGCTGCGACATCGCCGGGCCCGCGGCGCTGTGGCTGGCCGTGCTGGACGCCGCGCAGGAACGCTGGGACGAGGCCGTCGAGGGTTTCACCGCGGCGCAGCAAACCGCGGACCTGCTCCAGGCACGGCCGTGGTCGATCGAGGCGCGCGCCGGCCTCGCCGAAGCGCTGCTCGCCCGCGGGTCCGCCGGGGACACCGCCGCGGGGATGGCGCTGCTGGACGAGGTGGCGCGGGCGGGCGCCGAGACCGGTATGCGGCACATCGCCGAGCGGGTGCGCCGCACCAAAGGTGCAGCGTCCACTGTGGACAGTCCGGATGGAGCGGGCTCCGCGGTGCCGGGCGGCGAGTTCCGCTTCACCGGCGAGGTCTGGTCGCTCGCCATGGACGGCCGCGAGGTGCACCTGCCCGACGCCAAGGGTCTGCGCGATCTGCACTACCTGCTCGGGGTGCCGGGCAAGGACGTGCCGGCGGTGCAGCTGCTCAACCCCGAGGGCGGGGAGCTGGTGCTGGCAGCCAAGGGCATGGGCGGTGACGCGGTGCTCGACGACGAGGCCAAGGCCAGGTACCGGGCTCGCCTCACCCGGCTGGACGACGAGATCGACCGGGCCACCGAGCTCGGCGACGACCGCCGCGCCGCCGCCTTCGACCGGGAGCGGGACGCCCTGCTCGGCGAGCTGCGTGCCGCGGCCGGCCTCGCCGGGCGTGACCGGCGGCTCGGCGACGAGGCCGAACGCGCCCGCAAGACCGTCACCGCACGGATCCGCGACACCCTGCGCAAGCTCGACCAGCGCCACCCCGAGCTCGCCGCGCACCTGCGGGCCGGCGTGTCCACCGGCGCGACCTGCCGCTACCAGCCGGAGCAGGAGATCCACTGGATCCGTTGA
- a CDS encoding ABC transporter permease — MPAADSLGAVLAAGEQPPRPSALSASVTFGWRAMLKIKHVPEQLFDVTAFPIMMTLMFTYLFGGALAGSTGEYLQFLLPGILVQSVVMITMYTGVGVNTDIEKGVFDRIRTLPVWRPAALVGALLGDVFRYVIASTTILVVGLVMGFRPGGGVLGVLAGVALLVLFSFAFSWIWTMFGLLLRSEKSVMGVSMMVLFPLTFLSSVFVDPKTMPGWLQVFVDANPVTHLVNAVRGLMAGDAIGGEVVWTLVAGAVLIAIFGSLTMRLYNRK, encoded by the coding sequence GTGCCGGCGGCGGACAGCCTCGGCGCGGTGCTGGCGGCGGGGGAGCAGCCGCCACGCCCCAGCGCGCTCTCCGCGTCGGTCACCTTCGGCTGGCGGGCCATGCTGAAGATCAAGCACGTGCCGGAGCAGCTGTTCGACGTCACCGCGTTCCCGATCATGATGACGCTGATGTTCACCTACCTGTTCGGCGGCGCGCTGGCCGGGTCGACCGGGGAGTACCTGCAGTTCCTGCTGCCGGGGATCCTGGTGCAGAGCGTCGTGATGATCACCATGTACACCGGCGTCGGGGTGAACACCGACATCGAGAAGGGCGTGTTCGACCGGATCCGCACGCTGCCGGTCTGGCGGCCGGCCGCACTGGTCGGCGCGCTGCTCGGGGACGTGTTCCGCTACGTGATCGCGTCCACCACGATCCTGGTGGTCGGGTTGGTGATGGGTTTCCGGCCCGGCGGCGGGGTGCTCGGCGTGCTCGCCGGGGTGGCCCTGCTGGTGCTGTTCTCGTTCGCGTTCTCCTGGATCTGGACCATGTTCGGGCTGCTGCTGCGCTCGGAGAAGTCGGTGATGGGGGTCAGCATGATGGTGCTGTTCCCGCTCACCTTCCTCAGCAGCGTGTTCGTCGACCCCAAGACGATGCCCGGCTGGTTGCAGGTGTTCGTGGACGCCAACCCGGTCACGCATCTGGTCAACGCGGTCCGCGGGCTGATGGCCGGGGACGCGATCGGCGGGGAGGTCGTCTGGACGCTGGTCGCCGGCGCGGTGCTGATCGCGATCTTCGGCTCGCTGACCATGCGCCTGTACAACCGCAAGTAG
- a CDS encoding daunorubicin resistance protein DrrA family ABC transporter ATP-binding protein translates to MSKPTSGLAVQTSGLVKVFGKTRAVDGLDLAVPAGSVYGVLGPNGAGKTTAVKMLATLLRPDGGEATVFGHDVLREADKVRGLVGLTGQYASVDEDLTGMENLVLLGRLLGHRKSAARDRAAGLLAAFGLTDAAERQVKKYSGGMRRRVDIAASIIKTPDLLFLDEPTTGLDPRSRNQVWDIVRIIVAQGTTVLLTTQYLDEADQLASRIAVIDQGKVIAEGTPGQLKSSVGAGSVHLRLRDASQRPEAERVLARTLGTTVQLEADPVALTASVSGEESGPGAAEQASVALGELARAGITVDDFSLGQPSLDEVFLALTDHPAQRETEEEVAA, encoded by the coding sequence ATGAGCAAGCCAACATCCGGTCTCGCGGTGCAGACCTCGGGGCTGGTGAAGGTGTTCGGCAAGACCCGTGCGGTGGACGGGCTCGATCTCGCGGTGCCGGCCGGTTCGGTGTACGGCGTGCTGGGGCCCAACGGCGCCGGCAAGACCACCGCGGTGAAGATGCTGGCCACCCTGCTGCGACCGGACGGCGGTGAGGCCACCGTGTTCGGGCACGACGTGCTGCGCGAGGCGGACAAGGTGCGCGGGCTGGTCGGGCTGACCGGGCAGTACGCGTCGGTCGACGAGGACCTGACCGGCATGGAGAACCTGGTCCTGCTCGGCAGGCTGCTCGGCCACCGCAAAAGCGCGGCCAGGGACAGGGCCGCCGGCCTGCTGGCCGCCTTCGGGCTGACCGACGCGGCCGAGCGTCAGGTCAAGAAGTACTCCGGCGGGATGCGCCGCCGGGTTGACATCGCCGCCAGCATCATCAAGACCCCGGACCTGCTCTTCCTGGACGAGCCGACCACCGGCCTCGATCCGCGCAGCCGCAACCAGGTCTGGGACATCGTGCGGATCATCGTCGCCCAGGGCACCACGGTGCTGCTGACCACCCAGTACCTGGACGAGGCCGACCAGCTCGCGAGCAGGATCGCGGTGATCGACCAGGGCAAGGTGATCGCCGAAGGCACCCCCGGCCAGCTGAAGTCCTCGGTCGGCGCGGGTTCGGTCCACCTCCGGCTCCGGGACGCGTCGCAGCGCCCGGAAGCCGAGCGGGTGCTGGCCAGGACGCTGGGCACCACGGTGCAGCTGGAGGCCGACCCGGTCGCGCTGACCGCTTCCGTTTCCGGCGAGGAGTCCGGTCCCGGCGCGGCCGAGCAGGCGTCCGTCGCACTCGGCGAACTGGCCAGGGCCGGCATCACCGTGGACGACTTCTCCCTCGGCCAGCCCAGCCTGGACGAGGTGTTCCTGGCACTGACCGATCACCCCGCGCAGCGGGAGACAGAAGAGGAGGTGGCAGCGTGA